A single candidate division WOR-3 bacterium DNA region contains:
- a CDS encoding glycosyltransferase family 2 protein, with protein sequence MRYDYTAIIPACDEENNIPELVSSLKFLKGKSRFNFEVVIVDDGSKDGTGKVLKELTKDDEWITTIKHPRRLGITKSLETGHEAARSDVFVFFPADLQFEVDDIERLAGPVVNGEYDVVTGKKIGKYEKRFVSNIYNSLGKFLFRIPVKDMNSIKAYNRKSIVSVPLRKEWHRYIVILAYESGAAIGEIDVNLHPRKSGKSKFTAMRIPIGILDLLGVFSEIRIMKKPMLVFGTVGLLSMAFGGVVAFLALVLRLLSHGYRPLLYLVILLVLGGFLSFMLGIVGEKLAGISKQQEMILKRIYKIENKEREYPCGDKSDT encoded by the coding sequence ATGAGATATGATTATACTGCGATCATTCCAGCCTGCGACGAAGAGAACAACATCCCTGAACTTGTGTCTTCTCTGAAATTCCTGAAGGGAAAAAGCCGTTTTAACTTTGAGGTCGTCATCGTCGACGACGGCAGCAAAGACGGGACAGGAAAAGTTTTAAAAGAGCTGACAAAGGATGATGAATGGATTACAACCATAAAACATCCCCGAAGGTTGGGAATAACGAAATCTCTTGAAACAGGGCATGAAGCGGCGAGATCAGACGTTTTTGTCTTTTTTCCCGCCGACCTTCAATTCGAAGTGGATGACATTGAAAGACTCGCGGGACCCGTGGTAAACGGCGAGTACGACGTCGTCACAGGGAAAAAAATAGGTAAGTATGAGAAAAGATTCGTTTCAAATATCTACAATTCTTTAGGAAAATTTCTTTTCAGAATACCGGTAAAAGACATGAATTCGATAAAAGCGTACAACAGGAAATCAATCGTTTCCGTCCCTTTGAGAAAAGAATGGCACAGGTATATTGTAATTCTCGCCTATGAATCCGGCGCGGCGATAGGGGAGATTGACGTCAATTTACATCCGAGAAAGAGCGGTAAGTCAAAATTCACAGCGATGAGAATACCTATAGGTATTCTCGACCTCCTGGGCGTTTTTTCCGAAATAAGAATTATGAAAAAACCAATGCTCGTCTTCGGGACAGTTGGGTTGTTGTCCATGGCATTCGGAGGTGTTGTCGCTTTTTTGGCTCTCGTGCTCAGGTTGCTCTCCCACGGTTACAGGCCTCTTTTATATCTCGTCATTCTTCTTGTCCTGGGAGGATTTCTTTCATTCATGCTCGGAATTGTCGGTGAAAAATTGGCGGGAATATCAAAACAGCAGGAGATGATACTCAAAAGGATTTATAAGATTGAAAACAAGGAAAGGGAATATCCTTGTGGAGATAAATCCGATACCTGA
- a CDS encoding flippase-like domain-containing protein: MFFSIVILFVVFYKVQKDQGAIWAESHGGENLWLGMLGLVLSSNLFFVAAAVIANITAIMQSVERWHLLLTSHGNKIKFFTTIKIQFIGYLYNNILPASIGMDAIRGAYAFSITKKKGEVFSSLLADRFFGLIGMILLGIVCFPLYMGVKHSFLIFCVELSILVFMVVFLVLFSNRRFFEFITFNVKKMRFLKIGSRIVTLYEAFKSYMDRPSTAFKAVFFSMLLQFFLTLNMYFLARALNLDGVSFTSLLGYLPFINVVSMIPTPGGLGPREASVVLLLGNTGCSSAEALTLSLFYYIVSLFVSLSGLIFLPMMKFGRGGIDEI, translated from the coding sequence AACCTTTGGCTGGGAATGCTCGGTCTTGTGCTTTCGAGCAATCTTTTTTTCGTAGCCGCCGCTGTCATAGCGAACATAACAGCGATTATGCAGTCTGTCGAGAGATGGCACCTGCTTTTGACCTCGCATGGAAACAAAATAAAATTTTTTACGACTATTAAAATTCAGTTCATAGGCTACCTCTACAACAATATACTTCCGGCATCTATAGGCATGGACGCAATAAGAGGCGCTTATGCCTTTTCAATCACAAAAAAGAAAGGAGAGGTTTTCAGTTCCCTCCTCGCCGACCGTTTTTTCGGGTTGATAGGAATGATACTCCTCGGAATAGTTTGTTTTCCACTCTATATGGGAGTGAAGCACTCTTTTTTGATTTTCTGCGTGGAACTTTCGATTTTGGTCTTCATGGTGGTTTTCCTGGTACTGTTTTCAAATCGAAGATTTTTTGAATTCATAACTTTCAACGTTAAGAAAATGCGTTTTCTGAAAATTGGTTCAAGAATTGTCACTCTGTATGAAGCCTTTAAAAGCTACATGGACAGGCCTTCAACGGCTTTCAAGGCGGTCTTTTTTTCAATGCTCCTTCAGTTTTTTTTGACGCTGAATATGTATTTTCTCGCCAGAGCTCTGAACCTTGACGGAGTCTCGTTCACATCTCTTCTCGGATACCTTCCTTTTATCAACGTTGTGTCAATGATACCAACGCCGGGAGGACTAGGACCAAGAGAAGCTTCTGTGGTACTTTTGCTCGGCAACACTGGCTGTTCGTCTGCCGAAGCTCTGACCCTGTCGCTTTTTTATTACATAGTTTCGCTTTTTGTCAGCCTCAGCGGCTTGATTTTTTTGCCTATGATGAAGTTCGGAAGAGGAGGAATCGATGAGATATGA
- a CDS encoding amidohydrolase family protein produces MKRFVLKNCLLYPNYEKKDVMIENGTIKALENPGIIQNAEVIDLSGKPLLPGFTDCHTHLNQWGLSLSGPHLGDAQSKEESLQIISDFMSKNPSFEHFVACDYDESFWSEKAGFSKNELDSISPKKPLVARRICGHLAVANTSALAYIDSKKSDYQNFSPEMIDRKSGVLKEIPVLRINEIFPPGEKLLESALKNAVKKYHSFGVTSVGEITSNSSRRKILNLDGLKMKFRFAAVEKNFDDCLKNKGEIDEIIALKIFLDGSIGARTAAVSFKWTDDENSGFLLMDSENINSYVIKALDHGKMVWSHAIGDRAIRQILDVYENFNPEDRKHFRIEHFELPRLDDIKRASDLGIFLSMQPNFIRAWSGPGGLYENCIPQDVYRNNNPISMIQNLGGRICFGSDTMPPGPFWGIKGTVNAWLESQRITTKEAIEYYTLHSAQSLEDLDRGEIAKGYRADLIVLSVIPDQDNLDEVRVEKVFIDGEIAYG; encoded by the coding sequence AATAATTCAAAACGCCGAAGTAATAGACCTATCCGGAAAGCCTTTGCTACCAGGTTTCACGGATTGTCATACACACCTTAACCAGTGGGGGTTATCGCTCTCTGGACCGCACCTGGGCGACGCCCAAAGCAAGGAAGAATCCCTGCAGATAATATCGGATTTCATGTCCAAAAATCCTTCTTTCGAACATTTCGTCGCCTGCGACTACGACGAAAGTTTTTGGAGCGAAAAGGCCGGATTCAGCAAAAATGAACTCGATTCAATTTCACCAAAAAAACCGCTTGTCGCGAGAAGAATATGCGGACACTTAGCAGTCGCGAACACTTCAGCACTTGCTTATATCGATTCAAAAAAATCCGATTACCAAAATTTCTCGCCGGAGATGATAGACAGAAAAAGCGGCGTTTTAAAAGAAATTCCCGTTTTGAGGATCAACGAAATTTTCCCTCCAGGAGAAAAACTTTTAGAATCAGCCCTGAAAAACGCTGTTAAAAAATACCATTCTTTTGGGGTCACTTCGGTGGGCGAAATAACTTCCAACTCCTCCAGAAGGAAAATCCTCAACCTCGACGGGCTGAAAATGAAATTCAGGTTTGCCGCTGTTGAAAAAAATTTCGACGATTGCCTTAAAAATAAAGGCGAAATCGACGAAATAATAGCTCTGAAGATTTTTTTGGATGGATCCATAGGCGCTCGGACCGCGGCGGTTTCTTTTAAATGGACCGACGACGAAAACTCGGGTTTTTTGCTTATGGACAGTGAAAATATTAATTCCTACGTCATCAAAGCCCTCGACCATGGTAAAATGGTCTGGTCGCACGCCATTGGAGACAGAGCTATAAGACAGATTCTCGATGTTTATGAAAATTTCAACCCCGAGGACAGAAAGCATTTCCGTATAGAACATTTTGAACTCCCCCGTTTAGACGATATAAAAAGAGCGTCAGACCTCGGAATTTTTCTGAGCATGCAGCCCAATTTTATCAGGGCTTGGTCAGGTCCCGGTGGACTCTACGAAAATTGCATTCCCCAAGACGTTTACCGAAACAACAACCCGATATCCATGATTCAAAACCTGGGCGGCAGGATATGTTTCGGCTCAGACACGATGCCCCCGGGTCCATTCTGGGGGATAAAAGGAACGGTGAACGCATGGCTTGAATCTCAGAGAATCACAACCAAAGAAGCCATAGAGTACTACACCTTACACTCCGCACAATCTCTGGAAGATCTGGACAGAGGTGAAATTGCCAAAGGCTATCGAGCTGACTTGATAGTATTGTCGGTCATACCCGACCAGGACAACCTCGACGAAGTTAGAGTAGAAAAAGTCTTTATAGACGGCGAAATTGCGTATGGTTGA